The stretch of DNA aaaatatttgagtTGATTCCTCCTACAGTTAAAGAACGACGGGTTTATTTTAAAGCTCATCGTTTTATTGGTAGTAACAAAGAATGTGCATACGAtgcaagaaatattgacattcCTAAACAGAAAGATGTTGTCCACTTGTCTTTTCTACAGTCTTGGAAGTACTTTGCAGATGTTGAACATGATATACGAAAACAATATGTGTTTAGAAAAGAAATCAGAGATGCGGCGGATGAtctgataaaaaaacaaataaataaatatcggACTTTTGTGAATCACAAACTGACCATTGTGGGAGTTCACGTCCGTAGGGGTGATTATTTGGACAAAGATAAACAACGTTTTGGTTACCGTATCGCAGATGCAGATTATTTTCACAGAACTATGAGTTTCTTTCGGTCGAAATATGGACAtgtattatttatgatttttacaAATCCGGAGGATGACGACATGACTTGGTGTAAGTCAAACTTGAGCGGAAATGACGTAGTGTTTATGTTTGGAAATCCTCGTGGGGTGGATTTGTGTATTTTGAGTCGATGCGATCACGTGATCACAAGCGTGGGGACATTTGGTTGGTGGGCTGCGTTCCTTAACAATGGAACAAAAACCTATTTTCGTGACTTTGTGAAACCCGGATCTGACTACGAACAATGTTTTAAAGATAACGGTTACGATTATTTCTATCCAGGATGGCTTGGGTTCTAAATGGCTGTTTtattcattgtatatatatgacatagtgcGATATACAATTTTGTAGTAATATGATGAATATCACGCTACCATCAAGTGTCACATAGAATAATATATGTTGTGTTCGCTTTAAGTAACGCCcttccccttttctggagaagaattgaagttgtataaacgccccatcccatggatttaacaatgttttacaacatgtaaaGCCTCTAACTTCAACATCGTATCCGATATTAAATGAACTTGCGAGTCTTTTACAGGGGTATCATGACACAATGTTGCGTCTTAAAGGATAAAAGACATATCATACTTACTTTAACAcattaatgtaccatgagtacggAAAGATTTAAGAGATAATTGACTGTTCTCGTCAAAACGTATATTTTTGTTCATCTATACGCGCCTCCTTTGTTATTTAATAAGCGCCACTggcgctaattacggcgaaAACGGTGAGTCCCAAAATGTCACTTTATTGGTacttatcaataaaaaaactcTGTTTTA from Argopecten irradians isolate NY chromosome 15, Ai_NY, whole genome shotgun sequence encodes:
- the LOC138309811 gene encoding galactoside 2-alpha-L-fucosyltransferase SEC1-like — translated: MKRCHSFRFLRKDVVYIFLGVSVGLNMFLLWQRTPTGTGNKNEHLIKDEDEHVRKFYIFPFLQGGLGNLMFQYASVYGIAKSNGVEIGLYSDNELYKIFELIPPTVKERRVYFKAHRFIGSNKECAYDARNIDIPKQKDVVHLSFLQSWKYFADVEHDIRKQYVFRKEIRDAADDLIKKQINKYRTFVNHKLTIVGVHVRRGDYLDKDKQRFGYRIADADYFHRTMSFFRSKYGHVLFMIFTNPEDDDMTWCKSNLSGNDVVFMFGNPRGVDLCILSRCDHVITSVGTFGWWAAFLNNGTKTYFRDFVKPGSDYEQCFKDNGYDYFYPGWLGF